CGCATCCTGGGGAATGATTGTGCTCTGCCACATCGCCCTAGTGAAGAAGTCCACGCGCGGTGAACTCACCCGACCATCCTTCCGAATGCCTTTTGCTCCATACACCAGCTGGATTGTGCTTGTTGCCCTCGTGTTGATTGTCATCCTCATGGCATTCGACAGCCCGGTAGGAACCTGGACTGTGGCTGGTCTCGCAGTGATCATCCCATTGCTTATCGCAGGTTGGTACGCCTGCCGCGGTCGCATCAACGAGATCGCGGCTGCCAGGGCTGCGGCTGGAACTGAGCCTGTGGATTCGATCAGCTAGCTCTCGACGATCAGCCTGTTCCTGCTGTTCAGAAATCACCGCGATGTGAGGCTGCCTCAAACCGCGGTGATTTTTTCCATGCCAATCTTAGTGCCTCAGAATTCGGCCGCGTAAAGGAAACCAACTTTCCAATCCAAATGAAAAGCGGCCCCCAGCTAAAAGCTGAGGACCAAAATTTCTTTTGTTAATGCAGGTGATGCCTGCTCCAAGGTTTGAGACATACCTTGATGCAGCACAGCAAGACGCAGAAACGTGAGAGAACTATCTGGGGTTATTCCTCCCAGCTTCGGACCTTGCGGAGCAAAAGTCGGCTCTTACGCTGAGATGCACCCAACTTCTTGCTCATCTGGGTCAGCACCTTGATGGCGTCGTTAATGTGTGGCCCCTTGTTCAGCATGACACACTCCGCACGCAGCGCCATGGCGGCATCGGTAATCTCTGCGCGTGATGGGAGGCCATTCTTCGCCATGTTTTCCAGCACCTGGGTAGCCAAAATAGTGGGGACGTGAGCGGCTTCGGCAAGAGCCATGATCAGCTGGGGAACTTCAGCCATGCGGTCAAAACCAAGCTCGACGGCGAGGTCGCCGCGTGCGATCATGATGCCAAAGTTCTCATGGCGCATGCCGGTGAGCAGGATATGGGCGAGGCCCTCGTAGCCGGGGATGGTTTCGATCTTGAGGACAAGACCCAAGCGTTCGGTGGCAACGGGGTCGCCGATGTCTTCGAGTGCTTGGAGCACGTACTCGACGTCGGCCACATCGCGGATGAAGGAGATCGCTGCGATGTCGGCGTACTTGGCCACGAAACGCAGGTGCTGGAGGTCTTCTTCGGTGAGGCTAGGCAGTGGCAGATCGGAATCCGGCAGGTTGATGCCCTTGTAAGCCGCAAGGTTGACACCTTGGGGGCGGGCGCGGGTCACTTCGAGTTCAACGTTGACAAACTCGCCTGCTTCGGTCTTGTCGATGCAGACTGCGGCGATGGCGCCGTCGTCGAAAAGCACTCTATGTCCCACCTTGATCGCGCGGACTGCCTGCGGCAGGGTGCAGCTGATGCGCGGGACGCGGCCAGAGCCGGAGGAAGGATCGTAAGTGATTTCTTCGTCGGTGAGGATGAGACGGTCGCCGACTTTGAGGTTAATGCGCTGGACGATGGCGGGAATGCCGAAGACGCGGGTGCGGTCGTAGTCGTGTTCCAGGAGGGTGCCGTTGGAAACGTAGGCTTTTTGGTCACCTTCGGCGAGCATGGCACCGTCGAAAGCCCTGGTCACGGTGAAGGATCGGCGTGCGCCGCGGGTGTCGGGGAAGCGGATGACGCTGCCGACTTGGAGGTTGGCGAACCAGTTGGG
The window above is part of the Corynebacterium deserti GIMN1.010 genome. Proteins encoded here:
- a CDS encoding pyruvate kinase; translated protein: MNEFDQEILHSIKNDLDDLILELDEVTKEHSEEIGKVSPTHFVGARNLMHYAHLRTKDLRDLQQRLSSVGATRLTTTEPAVQARLKAARNVIGAFAGEGPLYPPSDVVSAFEDADEILDEHAEVLLGDPLPDTPSCIMVTLPAEAATDIELVRGFAKSGMDLARINCAHDDETVWKQMIDNVHTVAEEVGREIRVSMDLAGPKVRTGAIAPGPEVGRARVTRSETGKVLTRAKLWITARGAEHIPVPENLPGRPALAIEVDPNWFANLQVGSVIRFPDTRGARRSFTVTRAFDGAMLAEGDQKAYVSNGTLLEHDYDRTRVFGIPAIVQRINLKVGDRLILTDEEITYDPSSGSGRVPRISCTLPQAVRAIKVGHRVLFDDGAIAAVCIDKTEAGEFVNVELEVTRARPQGVNLAAYKGINLPDSDLPLPSLTEEDLQHLRFVAKYADIAAISFIRDVADVEYVLQALEDIGDPVATERLGLVLKIETIPGYEGLAHILLTGMRHENFGIMIARGDLAVELGFDRMAEVPQLIMALAEAAHVPTILATQVLENMAKNGLPSRAEITDAAMALRAECVMLNKGPHINDAIKVLTQMSKKLGASQRKSRLLLRKVRSWEE